A genomic window from Chlorobium phaeobacteroides DSM 266 includes:
- a CDS encoding FecCD family ABC transporter permease — translation MNRSKECIDNRFTGKQYKQSRGKLILFLLAVPLLLLLSLLLGASGIGIPDPALPAGKAIIGLRVGRMLMGLMVGAALSASGVVFQALLRNPLAEPYVLGVSGGAGLGATFSILAGGSLFLPFSLPVVAFVSALVTLLIVYMIASQGGGGAPSVYSLILSGVIVSAIASSIIMFLVSSASVEGMHNVIWWMLGSLQPVSREQEIFSALLVVAGLLGSWALSAKLNALTLGREMAHYQGINADLVIIGGLFWATLLAATAVSLSGMIGFVGLIVPHVMRAMFGPDHKKLLPLAALGGGTFLVLCDALARTVIAPIEIPVGVVTALAGGPFFLVILQRRMKQAWIA, via the coding sequence ATGAACCGTTCAAAAGAGTGTATCGATAATCGATTTACCGGAAAGCAGTATAAACAGTCGCGAGGCAAGCTGATTTTGTTTCTTCTTGCCGTTCCGTTGCTGCTTCTGCTCTCCCTGCTGCTTGGAGCTTCGGGAATCGGCATCCCCGATCCTGCTCTGCCGGCAGGAAAAGCAATTATCGGCCTGCGCGTCGGAAGAATGCTGATGGGCCTGATGGTCGGAGCTGCACTTTCGGCATCAGGCGTCGTTTTTCAGGCGCTCCTGCGAAATCCGCTTGCCGAACCCTATGTGCTTGGTGTCAGCGGCGGGGCCGGACTTGGCGCAACGTTCAGTATTCTTGCCGGCGGATCGTTGTTTCTTCCCTTCAGTCTTCCGGTTGTCGCCTTTGTTTCAGCCCTTGTAACCCTTCTTATCGTTTACATGATAGCAAGCCAGGGTGGAGGAGGGGCCCCTTCGGTTTACAGTCTCATTCTGAGCGGCGTGATTGTCAGCGCCATTGCGTCAAGCATCATCATGTTTCTTGTCTCCTCGGCCAGTGTTGAGGGGATGCACAATGTTATCTGGTGGATGCTTGGCAGTCTGCAGCCCGTTTCGCGTGAGCAGGAGATCTTTTCAGCATTGCTTGTTGTTGCGGGACTTCTGGGGAGCTGGGCGCTCTCGGCAAAGCTCAACGCACTGACGCTTGGACGAGAGATGGCTCACTATCAGGGTATCAACGCGGATCTTGTTATTATCGGTGGACTCTTCTGGGCAACCCTTCTTGCAGCAACAGCGGTTTCTCTCTCAGGTATGATCGGGTTTGTCGGTCTTATTGTTCCGCACGTCATGCGTGCAATGTTCGGGCCCGACCACAAAAAACTTCTTCCGCTTGCTGCCCTTGGAGGCGGCACGTTTCTGGTGCTGTGCGATGCGCTTGCAAGAACGGTCATTGCTCCCATCGAGATTCCTGTTGGCGTGGTGACCGCTCTTGCGGGAGGCCCGTTTTTTCTCGTTATTCTGCAGCGCAGGATGAAACAGGCATGGATTGCATAA
- a CDS encoding ABC transporter ATP-binding protein gives MNKTVLTFESVSSGYKHRPVLYDITFSVAEGEFISLIGPNGCGKSTLLKTASALIHPASGTVTLFGQDVKKLKPVQRAAMIGVVPQKIESPMAFSVGQIVMNGRISSMNRWGSPGARDYDIAERAMIYTDVLDLRDRYFTELSGGEQQRVALAMVLAQEPGIIMLDESISHLDINHRQEVLQILMNINREKRITVLFVSHDLSLSAEISDRLLLLSDGRLVASGTPCEVLQAEQLSRVYNCSLQVLQDPYTGSLQVSSAMSSRRHPNPLNRIVHVIAGGGSGIELYRRLLLAGYGVTTGVLNRLDSDAEAARALNLHAVLEEPFSPIGAEPLDAARSLMHKADYLVLGRVPFGPGNLVNLQLAEEALAKKKPVFIADGMNERDYSPGKTAVLKTGELHARGAQRWGTLNDLMALLAKAEKQFPENNH, from the coding sequence ATGAATAAAACCGTCCTGACATTCGAGAGTGTTTCTTCCGGTTACAAGCATCGGCCTGTGCTGTACGATATCACGTTCAGCGTTGCTGAAGGGGAGTTTATTTCGCTCATCGGGCCAAACGGGTGCGGTAAAAGTACCCTTCTGAAAACCGCCTCTGCGCTGATTCATCCCGCTTCAGGCACGGTAACCCTGTTCGGCCAGGATGTCAAAAAACTGAAACCTGTTCAGCGGGCGGCAATGATCGGCGTTGTTCCGCAGAAAATCGAATCGCCGATGGCCTTCAGTGTCGGCCAGATTGTCATGAACGGAAGAATCAGCTCGATGAACAGATGGGGATCGCCGGGAGCCAGGGACTACGATATTGCCGAGAGGGCGATGATCTATACCGATGTTCTTGACCTTCGCGACCGCTACTTTACCGAACTCAGCGGCGGTGAACAACAGCGGGTAGCGCTTGCCATGGTTCTTGCACAGGAACCCGGCATCATCATGCTCGACGAATCAATTTCTCATCTCGATATCAACCACCGTCAGGAGGTTTTGCAGATCCTCATGAATATCAATCGCGAAAAGCGGATTACGGTGCTTTTCGTAAGTCACGATCTGAGCCTGTCGGCTGAAATATCCGATCGTCTTCTTCTGCTTTCCGATGGCCGTCTTGTCGCTTCAGGCACTCCTTGTGAGGTGCTTCAGGCCGAACAGCTCAGCAGGGTATACAACTGCTCCCTGCAGGTTCTGCAGGATCCCTATACCGGTTCGCTTCAGGTGTCGAGTGCCATGAGTTCCCGGCGGCACCCGAACCCGCTGAACAGGATCGTTCATGTGATAGCCGGCGGCGGGAGCGGCATAGAGCTCTACCGTCGTCTGCTGCTTGCAGGCTATGGCGTTACAACAGGCGTGCTCAACCGTCTGGATTCCGATGCCGAAGCGGCAAGAGCGCTCAATCTGCATGCCGTTCTTGAAGAGCCTTTTTCTCCCATTGGCGCCGAACCTCTCGATGCTGCCCGCAGCCTCATGCACAAGGCCGATTATCTTGTTCTCGGCAGGGTTCCGTTCGGTCCGGGAAACCTTGTCAATCTCCAGCTTGCCGAAGAAGCGCTTGCAAAAAAGAAGCCGGTCTTCATTGCCGACGGGATGAACGAGAGAGATTATTCTCCCGGGAAAACAGCGGTTTTGAAAACCGGGGAGCTCCATGCACGGGGAGCGCAACGATGGGGAACCCTTAATGACCTTATGGCGCTTCTCGCCAAGGCTGAAAAACAATTTCCGGAGAACAACCATTGA
- the cbiR gene encoding cobamide remodeling phosphodiesterase CbiR produces MNLKQRFPFRIGTTSYIIPDALWPNVEYLSKQVDDIELLLFESHEFCNLPSQDEVFRLFELAIKEDLTYSVHLPLDTFLGHASLAERERSIEKCSRIVELTRQLPVSAFVMHAEAGPGIDIVAFDDREKTAFAAHVAESVKKLIENTGMAPSMFALETLAYPFAILEPVIEDAGLSVTLDIGHLELMGYAVEAHLQRWLGKTRVLHLHGIKNGKDHNSLQHMRQETLALVMQALSDFPNPGRVVTMEIFSESDFFESAEAMEPYAVIPG; encoded by the coding sequence ATGAACCTGAAACAACGTTTTCCCTTCAGAATCGGAACTACTTCCTATATCATTCCTGACGCTCTCTGGCCCAATGTCGAATATCTTTCAAAACAGGTGGATGATATCGAACTCCTGCTTTTTGAGTCACATGAGTTCTGTAACCTTCCCTCTCAAGATGAGGTCTTCCGTCTTTTCGAGCTTGCCATTAAAGAGGATCTTACCTATTCGGTTCATCTCCCTCTCGATACCTTTCTCGGTCATGCAAGCCTTGCTGAACGCGAACGCTCAATAGAAAAATGTTCCAGAATTGTCGAACTGACGCGGCAGCTTCCGGTTTCAGCGTTTGTGATGCACGCCGAAGCAGGCCCGGGTATTGATATTGTCGCATTTGACGACAGGGAAAAAACAGCTTTTGCCGCACATGTTGCCGAATCAGTCAAAAAACTGATTGAAAACACAGGCATGGCCCCATCCATGTTTGCGCTTGAAACACTCGCATACCCCTTTGCAATCCTCGAACCGGTTATTGAAGATGCAGGCCTCTCGGTAACGCTTGATATCGGTCATCTCGAACTCATGGGCTATGCCGTAGAGGCGCATCTTCAGCGATGGCTTGGAAAAACCCGTGTGCTGCATCTGCACGGCATAAAAAACGGCAAAGACCATAACAGCCTGCAACATATGCGTCAGGAGACACTTGCACTGGTAATGCAGGCCCTTTCGGATTTTCCGAATCCTGGAAGAGTGGTGACGATGGAGATATTCTCCGAGAGTGATTTTTTCGAATCAGCAGAAGCCATGGAACCGTATGCTGTAATTCCCGGA